Proteins found in one Papio anubis isolate 15944 chromosome 13, Panubis1.0, whole genome shotgun sequence genomic segment:
- the LOC108582397 gene encoding thymosin beta-10: MAHKLDLGEIAGLDKVKLKATEMQKNTLPTKETTEQEKRSEISYACHL; the protein is encoded by the coding sequence ATGGCACACAAACTGGACCTGGGGGAAATTGCCGGCTTGGATAAGGTCAAGCTGAAGGCCACAGAGATGCAGAAGAACACTCTGCCGACCAAAGAGACCACAGAGCAGGAGAAGAGGAGTGAAATTTCCTACGCCTGTCATCTTTGA